The genomic region AAGGATTATGAGATGCAGAAGGATATGCTGATCCAACTATGGATGGCAAATGGATTCATTCAAGAGGGAACAATGGATTTAACATTGAAAGGAGAATTCATTTTTGATGAGTTGATTTGGAGGTCCTTCCTCCAAGACAAGAAAGTTGTAGTCAAATCTGAAGGTAAAACAAAATACGAGACAGTAGTGTGTAAAATGCACGACTTAATGCATGATGTAGCAAAAGATGTCACATATGAATGTGCAAGTATAGAAGACCCGACTGAACAGAAAGTGTTGCTAAAAGATGTTTTTCACATGCAAATGCGAGATGCTGGATTAAAACGAATCACTGGATTACGCAAAGGCAGAACATACCTCCGCACTTTGTTAGATCCTTCAAAATCAAGTGTGGAATATTATGTGGTTAATGGGACAGAAGAGGATATATCTATTAACACATCACACAAGGATTTTAGAAAGTTGCTACAAGTATCGGCATCACTAAGAGCATTGCATTGCCCCCCTTCTTCAGTTGGCACTTGCAAAGCCATAAATGCAAAACATTTACGATATCTTGACCTATCTGGGTCTTGCTTCATTAGGTTGCCTGATTCAATATGTGTGTTGTATAACTTGCAAACATTGAAGCTCATAGGTTGTTGGAAGCTGCGACAGTTACCAGAAGACATGACAAGATTGAGAAAGCTCATCCATCTTTATCTTTCTGGTTGTGTTCGTCTCAAACGCATGCCTCCAAACTTTGGTGTACTGAAAAACCTTCACATATTAACAATATTTGTTGTGGGTACTGGAAATGGTCGGGGGATAGAGCAGCTCAAAGACATGCGACACCTCAGCAATAGGTTGGAACTATTGAATTTGAGTAAGATAAAGAGCGGGGAAAATGCAAAAGAGGCCAATCTCAATCAAAAGAAAAATCTAAGTGAGTTGCTGTTCTCTTGGGATCAAGAAATAGATGACGAGACTGAAGAGGTGGAAGAAGTGCTTCAGTGTTTAGAACCTCATAGTAATATCCAAAAGTTGGAGATATATGGATATGATGGCCTAGAAATATCACAATGGATGAAAAGGCCTCAGATGTTTAACTACTTGAGAGAACTCAAAATTTCTGACTGCCCAAGATGCAAGAGTATACCTGTAGTATGGCTCTCAGTATCTCTTGAGATTTTGTCCTTACAGGAGATGGATAGCCTGACCACATTATGTAATAACCTTGGTGTAGAAGCTGGAGGGTGCATTACCCCTCTACAAATTTTCCCTGGGTTGAAGAGGATGGAGTTGATTGAGCTACCAAGCCTGGAGAAATGGGTAGAAAATAGTGTGGGAGAGCCTAGTGACAGCTTGGTAACGTTCCCCATGCTTGAAGAGCTAAGGATCAAAGATTGCCCTAAGCTTGCGAGTATTCCAGTGACCCCCATTGTCAGCCAGTTGACAATAGTTGGAGTCCACAGTACTACAGTCAGTTTAGTTTTTATGAGCATCCATTTGGGTTCTTGGCCATATCTCGTGAGTTTAACTCTTGGGTCTCCGGAAGAAATAACCATGTTGCCTCTAGACGCCCAGCAAAGCCAAAGTCAAAGATGTCTGGAAAAACTTGAGAGTTTGACTCTGGAAGGGCCCAATAGCTTGGTGAGAAGCTCTGGATTGTCCAGATCACATCTTATGGCTTGGAAATGCTTCCAGTTCGTGGAAAGTCTGACGATTTGCACATGCAGCGATCTTGTCCGCTGGCCAACAGAGGAGCTCCAGTGCTTGGATCGCCTCCGCTTTCTGTGTATCAGAAATTGTGACAACCTGAAGGGGAACACTTCATTGTCTGTGGAGGAGAGCCATCTGCCGTCCCTGGAGGAATTGTATATTGCAGAGTGCCACGGTGTGGTTGCACTGCCTTGGAACCTTGGAAATCTTGCCAGGCTGACGAGTTTCAGTGTGATTGGCTGTAGTGACCTGAAAACGCTGCCCGATGGGATGTGTGGCCTCACTTCTCTGACGATTTGGAGTTGCCCGGCTATAAGGGAATTCCCGCGTTGTATTGTGGAGCGGCTGTCAACCCTCAAATGCTTAATCATAATTGACTGCCCAAAGTTGAGAAGACCATTCAGAAAAGGTGGGGAGTATTTCCACTTGGTCTCCTCTCTGGGAGATAAGTTTTTATGTTTACCTTAATTTATTATCCCGGCGTCATGGACATCCAAGCTGCGATTGCCCTGGTAAAAAATCAATCTCCCTTGTGTCTAAACAAATGTTTCTCACATCGGATTCAGTGATAACATGCGACGCTAATGCGATGATTTGATATACCTGCAGCTTGGAAACTAGGAAAGCCTCCATGCGATGAACGGAGCAATGGCCGATCCGCCCCTTCCTGCTGCTGTGCGTGCCGCGGCCCGGGGCAACTTCCGTCCTCCTCCCAGGGCCCGTGGTCCTCGCTGCCAGGGGCGTGATTTGGCTGCAATGCGCCCAAGGAGACGACAGGAATAAGCAGAGGCGTGCGTGGTGTGTGGAAGCAGAGGCCCAACCAGCAGTTCGAGGCACTCCCATTTCGTAGACGAGCTCGTTGCTTTAATCTGTACAGCACAAGCAGGTGTGTCTccaatactactactactatatttctccgAAAGGCTCAAGCAGAGCGAAGAATTTCTATTCAGCAAAATGGCAATGCCGTTATTtttccatagcccgctatttaaaacattgactGAACACTGGTACTAATCAGGAAGGCAGGCATACTGTATGCATCGGCGAGCATCTTGCCGAGCTGGACCTGGGCCTGGGGGTTGAGGTGCGTGATGTCGTTGGCGACGGGGAGCCCCATGGCGTCCACGTGCTTGAGGTTGCCGCATCTACTGTGGTGCTTAATTACACCCCACACCTTCTTGCTTGTTCAAATATGGTTGGAGTATCTTTATCTTCCGTGTCAATGGATCCCACAACTCTGTTGCATTGCTAGGATCCGCTGATAATATGCCTGAACTAAATGTTGTTGCTTGCATCATCTCTACTACTTACCTGTAACTGCTTAGTGTTAAGCTCTTGACTGTGCATGTGTTGGGTAGTTCTGAACATTTGCTACTAACTGACGGCAAGCCCATCCAATTGTGGTTCACTGCAGATTGTGGATGCCAATTTGCCAACGATTTCAAGCCTGCAAAAGTTGGAGCTCTGACAGGCTTTGAAGGGACAATGACCAAAGGCAGAGGAACGCGCATGTTTGTACGCTTGAATTCTGATGCCACCACCTGGTACTGCAGATCCATAGAGGCCATGAACGGCCCAGTGTGTTTCAGGTAAAAAAGAATCTGTACTTTCCTCTTGCGTAGCATATACAACCCTCATAATCAACCTGATTACTTATCTGACAACCTTGTTACGCAGGCAGGGCGACGGCAATTCTTCTTCCTCGAAGCATATATTTTGTCCAAGCGATCATCAAAGTGATCGGTCCATTTGGAAGGTACGTAAGTTTGGTCTCTGGCTCTCTGCCATTGCTCAAAATAAACTGAGCACAGGGCACTCTGTCCTCCTACATAAAGAGATGTCGAAACTGCTGAAATGACACAGCTCTTAATCTGAATCCACCAAAAAAAAAATGGTTCTGATACTTACATATTTATGTGGAGTATTTGCTTCCTCTGTAGTGGCTGAAGAAATGAAAATTGTTTATTCAGACTAGACAGCGATTTGGTTGGTGGCTGTGAGGATAACTTGGATACCAGTTTGGTATATATACGCACCAGATCCCTAGTAAAATGTCCCGGCTAATTTTTTCACATCAAATTCGGTGGACTACAAACTGATGACATGAATGCTATGACCCTGATTCAGTGACAGTGTACCTGCAGGTTGGGATCTCTGAATCTGAAAGCCTCCGCAGCACGAAGGAGCAATGGTCGAGCTGCAAGAGGAACGAAGGAGCAATGGTCGAGCTGCAAGAGGAACGAAGGAGCAATGGTCGAGCTGCAAGAGGAGGCCCCGTCCCCATCTCGCCGCTGGCAACTGCAGCCCTCTCCGAGGACGGAACGCACGCCGGGAGGGTAGGGGGAGCGGGGGGAGGAGATCGAGCGATGCGGTGATGGGTGTGGGTTTGAAGCCCTCAAGGATTAGCGGGCTGGGCTAGGTCATTACTTGCTGTGTTTCTTCCATCTCGAAAAGGAAAACAGATTGTGCTAAAACAAATAATCGAAAACAGATTATTGTGTTTCCATTCGTGGTAGCCAAGGTGCAAGCAAGTAAGTGACGATGTGAGATCTGGCTTGCAAACAGCAAAATTTAGAACTTGTGTTATTAGTTGCATTTGCCTGCTCTACCTTGGTGCATTGGCAACCATACACAATATAATCCATCTTAGATGGTGAACTGAGTTTTCATTTGGTCCGCTGCATCATGAAAAGAATTGAGGCGCCTCTTCAAAATTTTCTTGGAGTACCCTGGCTGACCTGTGGGCTCCAACTTCCATATCTttctttcccgcaaaaaaaaaaaaaaaattccaTTTCTTTGCACTGCGCCGGTTGACGGAGCTTCAGTTTCTTCACTTCCAACTTGCACCTGTTGCCGTTGAGCTTCCTTCAGCACGGTTGGCCATGACGATGTTGGTCAATCTAATCCAGTTCAGATTGTACCTGATACGTTAAACGCAGCGAGCCAATACTGCATCGCATCAGTGGTACCCCATATAAATAAAGCAGTGGACCTCTGACTCTGACTCTGACTAGATATGTGTGTTGGGTTTGGGTACATGATTATGTTGTGTGTCAGATTACTGATCTTCTCCTCAGCGGAAACAATAGATGATGTAGCGATTCTGTACCTTTTATTGGTTCAGAAACTTTTTTTTCCCAAAACAGTTCAGAAATCTCAGGCTATTGTTTCACTAAAAAAAATGATGTGCATGTTTGCAACCTATGCAATTATGATGGTTGTGTCATCTGTTTTTCCTCACGGAGGTATGTCCAGCTTCTCAATTATATATGGAGACTATTTATTATTGAACGATCATAACAGCAGAAATTGATACTGTACATACGAGCAAAGCCGGTGCAAAAATCATTTCCATGCATCATCTATAATTGAACTTTTCTCAAATCAAAAATCTGTTTATCTCATAACTCTAGGTTCACGGAACTAATTACCATAGTATAATTTTTTGTTGTATAATCTACGGAAGTAtagcaaaataaaaaaaaataggaTTACCATGTCCGTGTGCAGTGCGTCCCGTCTAGTACGCCATAGAATAAGTGACAGATCGAAAACAATTTCTTGCATATTCCTGCTGAACCGTTAGTGACACAAGCGAGAAAAGTCTTCACAACAGCTGTCGCTTATTGTCCTATCTACAACTTGGAAAATGATGCATTCTACCCAGGGATTCAACATTATTTGGTTGGAGACACTTGTGATGATGGTACAGACAACTTTTTGTATGTGCAAGTCGCAGGAAAGACGCAGATAGAGAAGAAATTAacattccctcccccccccccccggcccccgcGTCGTCCGTCTGGGCGACTCGGGTGGCGATTAGTGTTccccccgcgccgccacccccttCCCCCACTCTCCCCTCGCCGCCACCTGAGGATCTCGCCGGGCTTTATCCGGCGGACGCCCGGGAAGGTGGCGGCGAGGCCTCTGACGCTCCGTTCCTGGCGGAGGTTCCCGGATCTGCGGCGGCGGCCCTTCTTGGCGAGGCAACGGCATCCTCCTCGGCTGGAGCCAGTTGCGGGTGATTCTACACATTGTGCTCGACCACGCGGGTGGTGAGCCGCCGGCGGGGGGTGGCTACGGCGCGGAGTTCCCCCTCCTCGCTGGATCTGAGGTCTGGCTCCCTCCACTTTGACTCCCTCTACACCCTGTCTCCAGTCTCTAGTGTCATGCGCGCCGGATCTGGAGCTGGTGTGTGCTCGGTGGTGAGGTCTAGGACTGCGGGAAACCGTTGGTTGGCTTGTCCGGCCCGGCGGCACCGACGCCATAGGCGTTGTTCTTCCTCCTTGGAGGTGTAGCCGAAGGTCCTCTCCACCCCaccttcctcccccccccctccctggTGAAAGCCCAAAATCCGGCTAGGATTGGGCGACAACGGCGCGTCTCGTGTCGTGCTCCTCCTGGGAGGTGACGCCTGGGGAGGGATCGTGTTCGGGTGAggtggcactagtagaaaagggggcatttgtcccggttcgtaagggcctttagtctcgattcttgaaccgggactaaagggtcgttactaatgcctccaccctttagtcccggttctaacacgaaccgggacagatgggcctccacgtggccactgcgagcagcccaggcaagggggcctttggtcccgcttGGTGACATGAACCGGGCCAAAAGGATTCCACGTGTCAGCAGCTgaggttttccttttttttaaaaaaaagtggctggtttaggggttttggggatTAATTTTAGGTTGtcattagctagctaatagagagaagtgtcctctcttatatcttcgtccttggtttaccaacgctagcTACTACTATGTTCATTTAAcacgctgatatataataactcatgcatgctcgcatcatacatcatcatatataataacaagtcctactaatcatgcatcatcatacaacttctactcgttattaataacaagtcatataatcatcatcctcatagtcatcgaacccaaccctacataattgttcttagcacatgatcatcagtatcaggtaggacctaaacacccttaagctaaaatagcataaaacaatatagaccctgactctccattatgaagaatggagatcatcctgtctccaattcttgcgcttcgcctccttttgcttgcaagaagctccttacgactgtccatacatttttcccattctttgattgtcatgtctccattttttttagaaatccggtatggacaattgagattcgtaggacgacctggttgtatgttcaaaatatcaaggcgaccgtgcgtatacatcagatgaggcacacaatcattcgggattatctgttgaaaaacatagtaataacttcgtagttagtaatgatgtactagttttagaagtatttaaaaagatgcagggatgtcgtaatagtaaaagatcttaccagggtatctccatggtagttaccgtagttcaacatgtgcactagtggcacgtattgaccataatgttgaggagttcgattgtagacattgtaattctcaagatcagtacaaaatatgatcagatgatttttctccttataagttaattcggagccatcagtgtagtgagttttgtctaccattttccgcacattctttgaagaatgaaaataagctgtcaatggaaacaagctgtcaactattttgaaataaacaatataaattacttaataactatgttaagctcacatggggaaagaattggaggtgtatccacaaggacccaaatgctcatattgtcttgctggattgtaggatcaccaagatccatggtgacaagcataccctcatcaaaaccatacatcttgcaaagtgcttcccaatttttgcaaccaaaatgggttacactctcagcattgtacatctttacttgaaaatccacaccatgatcgGTCCTTAgaagaatttttttggtttccatactttcatggtcttcaaaacccatcctctccaagacatagcgtcttgcatagcatgggataagctagtcgaattagaaaagatgaaaaatacacattaaaatagttgaagtcgtgcttaattacgaaaaaactattgtcgtcgttgtgtaccgtatgaaaatcgaaggtctcctcgagcttaatgctaaagcgccgatcttcatccagctcaatgaacctgtcgcacatacctcggtcgtcgtggcaccagtcgcacttcctcgggcggttttcgtcgtccgagtacgacatttccggcctaagttcataattcaaatattaaatatatgtactaaaaaatctaaattagatcattattgttaatcacgggttgactatcggtgatggtacgtatctcctcctttcattcccgagtgcattattacaacaaattgtctagcacacgggaatgaaggaggagctacccccatgacggcgtggatgatggagggggctcctagatttctgcatagagtgctcttcaattttagcattcaaagtaggtgtacttttccaatatgagcattcaataagcaaaaccaaatcgtaagataaagtagtattcaaattagcatgcattcaattataaccaaaagtacatcatctcttgtgtccgtacatcgtcgaatactcctcgaatactatcatacatatagaatcgctaattaatacagctagaaccgtagcgcccgacgggtatcgtcgcgggcggtggacacccaaagataaggaatgCTCACAGGATCAtaactccagtgagatccctgaagaacctgccaggtattgtcgaacctgccctccaacgcaaccatgtagtgacgaacgtgctcgtcctcctcgctgacacggtgacgtaccaccttcgcggtgtccggaagcctcggcaccgtcactggcccacgcgaccgccaccaaacaaggatcgggtcaacaatgggctgcctcctcaccaacctacgtcccccagaaggtaacacctcccaataccagcccggctgagcccagtcctgaacatggtcctgatcaagcaggcctccaccgccgagtcgacgacgacgaggatgcgggataggcatcctcgacgtcgatgcgggaactacttctatatatagttaaataaagtagttttattaattaaatcaactagttcaactactaagcacttactgtaaataaataaagtagtacttattaaaaataaactacttctatatatagtaaaattaattggtttattaaatcaactagctagttcaactatatatgaagcacttactataaataaaataaagtactacttactaaaaataaactagtttaactatattctattatttttctaactaattttcctatacatacacaataaattgacaaagaaaatactatgtagaaaaaaatcattaaaattctatgaacaaaattacaacagaaaaaaatcataaaaattctatgaacagaaaaaaatcataaaaatttgacatctaaattacttacGCAATATGAAAAGaaaattgacatctaaattacaacagaaaaaaatcataaaaatttgacatctaaattacaacagaaaaaatcataaaaaaatataacacaatatgaacaaattaattacacaatatgaaagaaaatctaacagaaaaatctatgaactacacatttaacaaaaaaatcaatgaactacaaaaaaatctacaacaaaatctaactcaattaaGTACTACTAACATcaaatcctatatacctaagaagtTCACCCCCACTATCTAATTTATCTAGACATGCAAGCTATCCACGTCACCCCACATGCCCCACACACATTCCATCTCAGAAAAAAAACAAATAGTGCGACACAACTTTTATTTATTCATCGATCGTTTGTTCTTCCACTAACACTTTTACTTATGCGAAGGATCAGCCGtcccttggttgtttgttcttccATCTTCTATAGtatactagcaaatatgcccgtgcgttacaACGGGAGAAAAACAATCAGATTATATAGATATAATACAAATAAAAAAATCTGAATCAAATGCGAGGATGAGATAAGGATTTTCAATATGCCATTTCACAAACTATGTCCGAGTGATGTTATGATGATAAGGGACTTTTAAAAAGTCATTTCAAAAACTGAAAATGTGATGGTCTCATTACGACTTAATTTCCTAAGGTGCCACAACAAAATATTTTTTTGGTTGAGCAAACTACATTGTTGGACCGCTGCCTTAGTTAGACTGATGCATGATGTGTCTCACATTGATCTAGCGTAGCGATGTTTTCCAGAACCAGTAGAACTTTGGTACGAGAATAGTTGTGTACGGAGGCAAAACAGACATTTAGTCAATTACATATAGTTTACAAAAACTAACCCATAGCAAGATGTGTCAACTTTTATCGGCTCGGGACATTGTTTTCAAATTCTAGAATATGTGTTGAATACACGATTATATTtttagaaatcatgaacattttttatttcattgctttttaaatcatgatttttttataatatgcaaacaatttttttaattatgaATATTTTATGATCCCCTAATAAAACCTCTACAGATCCCCTAATAAAACCTCTGCCTAAGCGATGGTTTGTTTTGTTCGTTACTTAAGAATCAgttttaatttttgtgaacattttccaaaatttcatGGACATTGTTTTCAAATTCCCAAATATATTTCGAAGACACAATCATATTCTATAAATCATGTATTTATTTTATTGTTTTTTAAATcacgatttttttttaaatatgcgAACAGTTTTGTTTTTACATCATGAactttttatgatttctcaaatgttttttgaattcacaaacattttatggTGTATCTGTATATTTTCTCAGTACGCGCTACTTTTTTGAAATTTGTTTTTTTCAATCCCGGAGTGATTTAAAGAatgaaaaacaggaaaaaaatgagaaaggaaa from Triticum aestivum cultivar Chinese Spring chromosome 4A, IWGSC CS RefSeq v2.1, whole genome shotgun sequence harbors:
- the LOC123084500 gene encoding putative disease resistance protein RGA3; the protein is MAESLLLPLVRGVAGKATDTLVEMVTRMCGLDEDRRTLGRHLLAVECKLANAEERCEKNDYVKSWMKDLKSVTYEANDVLDDFQYEALRRQSKIGMSTFRKVRGYITHRSPLLFRFEMTKKLKNVLEKINKLVEEMNKFGLENSVHREEWQHPWRQTHSKLDDSTKIFGRDNNKEEVVKLLLDQQDQRMVHVLPIFGMGGLGKTTLAKMAYNDQEVQKHFQLKMWHCVSDNFDAINLLKSIIELAANKRCDMSDTIEPLQNQLEEVIGQKRFMLVLDDVWNEDERKWVDVLKPLLCSVGGPGSVIVVTTRSQKVASIMQTLQPHKLACLNEEDSWELFSNKAFSNCVQEQAELVTIGKCIANKCGGLPLALKTMGGLVSSKQEIHEWKAIEESNIGDNDGGKYEVMPVLKLSYKHLSSEMKQCFAFCAVFPKDYEMQKDMLIQLWMANGFIQEGTMDLTLKGEFIFDELIWRSFLQDKKVVVKSEGKTKYETVVCKMHDLMHDVAKDVTYECASIEDPTEQKVLLKDVFHMQMRDAGLKRITGLRKGRTYLRTLLDPSKSKEDISINTSHKDFRKLLQVSASLRALHCPPSSVGTCKAINAKHLRYLDLSGSCFIRLPDSICVLYNLQTLKLIGCWKLRQLPEDMTRLRKLIHLYLSGCVRLKRMPPNFGVLKNLHILTIFVVGTGNGRGIEQLKDMRHLSNRLELLNLSKIKSGENAKEANLNQKKNLSELLFSWDQEIDDETEEVEEVLQCLEPHSNIQKLEIYGYDGLEISQWMKRPQMFNYLRELKISDCPRCKSIPVVWLSVSLEILSLQEMDSLTTLCNNLGVEAGGCITPLQIFPGLKRMELIELPSLEKWVENSVGEPSDSLVTFPMLEELRIKDCPKLASIPVTPIVSQLTIVGVHSTTVSLVFMSIHLGSWPYLVSLTLGSPEEITMLPLDAQQSQSQRCLEKLESLTLEGPNSLVRSSGLSRSHLMAWKCFQFVESLTICTCSDLVRWPTEELQCLDRLRFLCIRNCDNLKGNTSLSVEESHLPSLEELYIAECHGVVALPWNLGNLARLTSFSVIGCSDLKTLPDGMCGLTSLTIWSCPAIREFPRCIVERLSTLKCLIIIDCPKLRRPFRKGGEYFHLVSSLGDKFLCLP